Sequence from the Segatella copri genome:
GCGCCACTAATCTTCTGCAAAGATTATGCCAGCGAGTGCAATGAAAGTTTACTTTCAGATTGCCGAGCGCCGCTAATCTTCTGCAAAGATACGCTTTTCTTCTGAAAGATGCAAGGAATTATTGAAAAATGTTTGAGAATGAGGGAAATAAAAAGAAAAACAAAAAAAACGGGGTCATCACCAGCATCGAATAATCTGGGAGAGGGCCTTACCGGGACTGCGCTGCAAAGATAATAATAAAAATGGAATATACCAAAGATCTTTTCGAAAAATTACGTCCGGACGTATCTGTAGCTACGTCGGGACGCGTCTGTTGCTACATCGGGACGTATCAAATGCTACGTCGGGACGTAATTTTTGCTGCATCGTGGGAGGTTTTTCGATAAAAAGCATAGAAAAACACGAAAAATTGAATAGAAAATAAGCGTTTTTGCTCAATATTTTCAACCTTTTAGCTCCCAAAACGCCTCTAAAACACCCGAAAATCGCTGTTTTTTGCGAAATGTGGCAATAGGTGGCAATAAGGTGACAATAGAAAAGTCCCTTATTGCCACCCGTTATCATCTTATTATCAGCTACTTATAATAAGCGTGGCAAATGTGGCAATTAATTTGAGAAAACATGTTGGCTCTTCGCAAATTTTGGTGCACATAATGCCCAACTGCAGAATTCTTTAAGAAAGTTTTACATAAAATGTTAGCGATTGTCCGACAAAAAATGTAAGTTTATCCTTAATTCCGCAACACTATAGTTTAACATTATTTATAAGTGCCTGAGCAACAAAAAGTTGCCCAGGATTTTGCCATGTCAGAATTTTCACTTACCTTAGTGTTGCGAAAAGAAGACAAGCAAAACTCTAATATGACATGGCAAAGATACAAATAAAATCTGAGAAACTCACTCCTTTTGGAGGAATTTTTTCTATTATGGAGCAATTTGATGCTCTTTTAGCTCAAACCATAGATTCCACCTTGGGATTGAGATGCACTATGTTTGGTTATCAATATAGCGAAATTCTACGCTCTCTGATGTGCGTATATCTTTGTGGCGGCTCATGTATTGAGGATGTTACAACTCACTTGATGAAACATTTGTCTCTTCATCCAACTCTTCGCACTTGCAGCGCAGACACCATATTGCGTGCTATCGAAGAACTGACTTGTAAGAACATCACCTATAAATCTGCTTCTGGCAACTCCTATGATTTCAATACTGCAGACAAGATGAACTGCTTATTGATCAAAGCCCTGCTTGCTACTGGTCAATTGAAATCCGGTCAAGAGTATGATTTTGACTTTGACCATCAGTTCATTGAAACAGAGAAGCATGATGCAAAACCAACCTACAAGAAGTTCCTGGGCTATAGTCCAGGTGTGGCAGTCATTAACGACATGATTGTCGGTATTGAAAATAGAGACGGCAACACAAACGTGCGCTTCAACCAAAGAGAGACTTTGGAAAGAATCTTCAAGCGACTGGAGGCATCAGAAGTATATATATCCCGTGCCCGCATGGATTGCGGCTCATGCTCGGAGGAAATCGTAGATATGGTAGAGGCTCATTGCAGGCATTTTTATATTCGTGCCAACAGATGCTCTTCCTTCTACGATTCCATGTTTGCCTTGACTGGATGGAAAACTGTTGAAATCAACGGTATTGAATTTGAGCTGAATTCCATCCTTGTTGAGAAATGGAAAGGAAAACCGTATCGTCTTGTCATACAGAGACAAAGGCGAATAGATGGAGACCTTGACATTTGGGAAGGCGAATATACCTACAGATGTATACTGACTAACGATTACAAGTCGAGTGCAAGAGACATCGTGGAATTCTACAATCTTCGTGGTGGCAAGGAACGCATCTTCGATGACATGAACAATGGCTTTGGCTGGAATCGATTGCCAAAATCGTTCATGGCACAGAATACTGTATTCCTGCTTATGACAGCTCTCATCAGAAACTTCTACAAAGCTATTATGCAGAGATTGAAAACCCAT
This genomic interval carries:
- a CDS encoding IS1380-like element IS942 family transposase, with translation MAKIQIKSEKLTPFGGIFSIMEQFDALLAQTIDSTLGLRCTMFGYQYSEILRSLMCVYLCGGSCIEDVTTHLMKHLSLHPTLRTCSADTILRAIEELTCKNITYKSASGNSYDFNTADKMNCLLIKALLATGQLKSGQEYDFDFDHQFIETEKHDAKPTYKKFLGYSPGVAVINDMIVGIENRDGNTNVRFNQRETLERIFKRLEASEVYISRARMDCGSCSEEIVDMVEAHCRHFYIRANRCSSFYDSMFALTGWKTVEINGIEFELNSILVEKWKGKPYRLVIQRQRRIDGDLDIWEGEYTYRCILTNDYKSSARDIVEFYNLRGGKERIFDDMNNGFGWNRLPKSFMAQNTVFLLMTALIRNFYKAIMQRLKTHEFGLRATSRIKTFVFKFISVPAKWIKTSRRHVLNIYSDNNAYANLFKTDFG